A single window of Gossypium hirsutum isolate 1008001.06 chromosome A10, Gossypium_hirsutum_v2.1, whole genome shotgun sequence DNA harbors:
- the LOC107896094 gene encoding probable WRKY transcription factor 75, protein MENYQMFLPVSLPSNMAFNSQVFDNFHGDTSNGMLLSDMKTNKLIQAAQVKEVVENGGFVGSETEIKSGGDRNKKKEKKTRKPRYAFQTRSQVDILDDGYRWRKYGQKAVKNNKFPRSYYRCTHQGCNVKKQVQRLTKDETLVLTTYEGVHTHPIDNPTDDFHHILSQMQIYTPF, encoded by the exons ATGGAGAATTATCAAATGTTTCTTCCTGTCTCTTTACCATCAAACATGGCTTTTAATTCTCAAGTTTTTGACAATTTTCATGGGGACACCTCAAATGGGATGTTGTTGTCGGATATGAAGACAAACAAGTTGATCCAAGCAGCACAAGTTAAAGAGGTGGTTGAAAATGGGGGATTTGTTGGTTCTGAAACAGAGATAAAATCAGGTGGTGATCgtaataaaaagaaggaaaagaagacAAGGAAGCCTAGGTATGCTTTTCAAACAAGGAGTCAGGTTGATATACTTGATGATGGATATCGTTGGAGGAAATATGGGCAAAAAGCTGTTAAGAACAACAAATTCCCAAG AAGCTACTATCGATGCACACATCAAGGATGCAATGTAAAGAAGCAAGTCCAACGTCTAACCAAAGATGAAACTCTGGTCCTTACCACTTACGAGGGGGTTCACACTCATCCCATCGACAACCCAACTGACGATTTTCATCATATCTTGAGTCAAATGCAAATTTACACACCCTTTTAA